From the Lysinibacillus fusiformis genome, the window GACAAGTTGCTCGATATTGCGCTAAATGCAGGTTTCAGCAATGAATATTATTTCAGCCGCCGTTTCAAGCAGACGGTAGGCATATCGCCCGGACAATACCGTCTCAGTCGTAAGGGAAAGCTTAGAGTAGTAGCGCCATATTTGGAGGATTTCATTGTCGCGCTGGAAATGGAGCCTATCGCCCAATATCGGCATGAGAAATGGGGAAAACAAGATTATCTAGGCTTAAACGATATTCCGACATTTGAGGAGAACAGCGACAATCTTGAAGAGCTTTCCTATTATAAACCTGATTTGATATTGCTTGTGGATCGTTACGAACAACAGCAATATGCTCAGTGCCGACGCATATCCAACACGTGCATCCTGCGTGAGCAGACCAATAATTGGCGTACATTGCTACGTACCGTCGCTGATTATTTTGGGCGGGCGGAGTTGGCCGATGAAGCTATCGCAAATTATGATTTCAAAGCAAGGAGTGCGAGTCAAACGCTGAGTCATCTTATGAAAGGGCAGAGTGTTGCTTTTTTGCGTATTTCGGCGGATCAAATCATCCAATATACGGAAGGAGGGCAAGCCTTTGTTTCAACAGTTCTTTATGGCGATGTTGGTTTGCGCTCCCACTCCGCAGTAGGTGTAGCTTCAAAAGCGAACAGGCCGGGTATGTTCACTCTCACTGTAGAAGACCTGCGTATGCTAACCGCAGATCACCTGTTCATTACTTTCGATAAATGGCATAGCCAGGAAGAAGGGAAGGAGAGGGAACTGCTCCAGAAGCCAGAGTGGCGCGATCTGCCCGCTGTTAGAAACAACCGTGTTTACGAGGTTGATTTTCTAACATGGATGAATAATGGAATTATTTCCAACAGCAAAAAAATCGATGATATACTGCGATCGTTAGCTTGATTTAATTTTGCTTGCGGGTCTCAACTATTACTGTTAAGGGTTTGAGGATACTAAGGTGGAGATGATGATAAACTTATTTAACAATGCCTAGCTTTTGATTAAATATTATGATTACAAAAGGAGTGTTTCTTTCAGAGGAAGGAATGCTTCTTTTTATTTAAAACCTCTGCTTTAGTTTTAGGAACGAAAATTAATTTCTTCTTTATAACACTATTGATCAATAA encodes:
- a CDS encoding helix-turn-helix domain-containing protein yields the protein MDIEQCKQAEIAPLVQYVLRSIRFIVVGDQAEMNDSEGSNRNDKESYELLFIMSGTGQGKCYLQGKGRYFTIDQKISNCSYYQVRFETRGYDAASGLLPDKQELACSPFAKTMELLNELYGLRRASDELELFQRFVKFQELLLFLFHQNAPVIEEKGTDTEHHGIELSIRHIHQYYRELLTVEELASLAGIDRWKYTRLFKEATGQVPLQYLNEVRINQAKKWLVSADDKLLDIALNAGFSNEYYFSRRFKQTVGISPGQYRLSRKGKLRVVAPYLEDFIVALEMEPIAQYRHEKWGKQDYLGLNDIPTFEENSDNLEELSYYKPDLILLVDRYEQQQYAQCRRISNTCILREQTNNWRTLLRTVADYFGRAELADEAIANYDFKARSASQTLSHLMKGQSVAFLRISADQIIQYTEGGQAFVSTVLYGDVGLRSHSAVGVASKANRPGMFTLTVEDLRMLTADHLFITFDKWHSQEEGKERELLQKPEWRDLPAVRNNRVYEVDFLTWMNNGIISNSKKIDDILRSLA